TCGACCTCCATGCGCGCGAGCCATGGGAGCTTCCCGGTGAGTCATGAATTAATATATCCTGCATGTTGCTGCTAATTCTCATCGTTCTATATATCTCTCCCCTCGATCTCGCACAGGTTGCTTTATCACTAGTAACTCTTATGTTAGCATGTTTCCGGATTAGATATATAGATCATAGATGTGATGATCTCGATCGAGATGCTTACAGAAAACAGCAAAAACCATGCATCTGATTTTCTTCATGATGCGATAGGCTAGCAGATTAATTAGCATGCTCTGTTCCATTGAagatatatttgcaaaaaaaaaaaaagcttgccCCTTTAATTTGGTAGCACCGTAGCAGCAAGTACTGATGATGTCACAATTATAATGATGAACAAGAAAATAACTACCTGATCGAAGAATTTTCTACttagtatatatatttgaattattttaaCTTGAATGAATCCTAAAGATTCGATTTCTGTCAGTTAATGGCCTTGAGCTCCATAATTTATCACGGAATAATCCACAATAATTTCGTCCAATAATACATTAACTGATACGAAAGCAAAGTGTTATACTCGTCGCCATCTTGATGACGACTCCGATACCGTCTGTTTCTTTGCTACGTCACATGAGTAACAGTTCCTTCCGTTTTTCTGTTCCTTTTTTCTCTGAAAAACcatttccctttttcctccAGAAATTAGTTCAGTTTGAGCACTTTACGGCCGTCAATCTAAACTCTCCTCGGTGTATCAGAACGGATTTGCTAGTTTACTGGCGACAGTAAACGAGGGGAAAAACTGCCGAATTTTTGAACGTCGGATTCGCCTCAAGATTAGTGCTGGCGCGTTCGTGCAAAAGATCCACGCGATATGTAAAGAAAAACTGCCGAATTTTTGAACGTCGGATTCGCCTCAAGATTAGTGCTGGCGCGTTCGTGCAAAAGATCCACGCGATATGTAAAGAAAAACTGCCGAATTTTTGAACGTCGGATTCGCCTCAAGATTAGTGCTGGCGCGTTCGTGCAAAAGATCCACGCGATATGTAAATTTGTGTGTTGCATGGGGTTCGAACCCAGGACTTCAATCCCACTAGCTATGCGTGGTAGCCACTTCGTCTcatgcaagttttttaaaaagtttgcaAGTTACAGTTAGTTATACTCCAGTTACACTctagttacattgtagttaccattgtaactatagtgtaactacactataactatattgttatctctatataaattagatataaagttgcatatattattttaatacatatatacaagttattattattatagtatataATTCTAGTAAAATTTCCCCTCAAAAAACACTCGACAGTTTTTTAGCTAATCCCTATCAGAAATTAGTTTCACTTCATGTATGCAAAGCCAGACTAATTCGCATGCACTATCTCAACTTCTCAAGCCCCTCTCTAACAACGCATTCGTTCTTGCTATTCTTTGCGCACATGCAGACGTGGCGAAGCTGACGGCGAGCGAGTGGTACTTCTTCAGCTTCAGGGACCGAAAGTACGCGACGGGGTCGCGCACGAACCGCGCCACCAAGACAGGCTACTGGAAGGCCACCGGCAAGGACCGCGAGGTGCGCAGCCCGGCCacgcgcgccgtcgtcggcaTGCGGAAGACGCTCGTCTTCTACCAGGGCCGCGCCCCCAACGGCGTCAAGTCCGGCTGGGTCATGCACGAGTTCCGCCTCGACTCGCCGCATTCTCCACCAAAGGTACGTACATAGCACGAGCTAGCTCTTCTCTCTACCCGCCAAAACGTGCTACTTCTTGTTGCCGCTAATTGCTAACCTGGACACGGATCGATATGCGTTTCTTGCAGGAGGATTGGGTGCTTTGCAGGGTGTTTCAGAAGAGCAAGGGAGACGGCGAGCAAGACAACCCCACCAGCGCAGCCTCCCCGGCGGCGACCTTCGCCGGCTCGTCGCAGGCGGCGGTGCCTGGCCAAGCCGCGTACAGCAGCGACGACCATACGGGCTCGTCGATGGGATTCGCGCCGAGGCAGAACGAGATACTCGACAGCTCGAGCCATCAGTTGCTGAACTTGGCGATGCTGCAGTGCAACTCGGTTCTCGATCATTTCCCGCAGGAGGTGAACAGCTCGCCGATGATGGGGTTGGCAGGGTCCATCGGAATTGGGGATGAATACGGCTTCTTCTACGATACCGGCTTCGAGGAGACGGCGAGCCTCGGGGGCATGAGGTTCCCACAAGGGTGGAGTTGATGCCAATTGATCGTGCATGCAGTGAGATCATCGTGCCTGCGCGCATTTGCGAAGGAAAATGATTGAATTAATTCCATTGATACAGTTATTTCgtcctaaaaaaataaactattgcTACTgtaggtagtgtttggtttaGCATAGAACCTGCATGAGATGGTTCGGTCACTTGAACTGTATATATATTGTGTGAGTCAAAATGTATCGCTCTACTCGTATGCAAGTTGATACAATCCATCCCAAAGTTCCAGTTCATAGATCAAACGATCTATGAGCTATCAAACTGGATTTGTTGTTACAAATTAATGGCATTTCCACTTgttaaatagttttttttccctccaTGTATGCTATGCTCTTTTTTATTTGCAAAGTGGCCATGAGTTTAATATAAAGTTTCTGTAAAGAAAAATTTTACAGTAATTAAGAAAGTACCTATAAGTATCTGTAAGTAAGTATTGTACCAAGTTTTACATTAGAAAATGTGGTACCTCTCAATACCTTCTTTAAGAATG
This window of the Oryza sativa Japonica Group chromosome 4, ASM3414082v1 genome carries:
- the LOC4336400 gene encoding protein CUP-SHAPED COTYLEDON 1 encodes the protein MGLREIESTLPPGFRFYPSDEELVCHYLYKKVSNERASQGTLVEVDLHAREPWELPDVAKLTASEWYFFSFRDRKYATGSRTNRATKTGYWKATGKDREVRSPATRAVVGMRKTLVFYQGRAPNGVKSGWVMHEFRLDSPHSPPKEDWVLCRVFQKSKGDGEQDNPTSAASPAATFAGSSQAAVPGQAAYSSDDHTGSSMGFAPRQNEILDSSSHQLLNLAMLQCNSVLDHFPQEVNSSPMMGLAGSIGIGDEYGFFYDTGFEETASLGGMRFPQGWS